One Rhipicephalus microplus isolate Deutch F79 chromosome 4, USDA_Rmic, whole genome shotgun sequence genomic window carries:
- the LOC142814650 gene encoding uncharacterized protein LOC142814650 isoform X2, with amino-acid sequence MWRGSMHGSLIWKDCNLLGSFEGTKLPNGWLQGRSISIRQDTGIHNNVPAVTRGSVLHGHVQCIKNRAQKTNKYKGTASDCSPAQSLQQQKEHIVMSGAAAA; translated from the exons atgtggcgtggaagcatgcatggcagcctcatctggaaggactgcaatctgcttgggagcttcgagggcacaaaactgcctaacggctggctgcaag gacgcagcatatccatccggcaagacactggtatccacaataatg ttccagcagtaacaaggggttcggtgctccacggtcatgtacagtgtatcaagaacagagcacagaagactaacaagtataaagggactgccagtgactgttctcctgctcaaagtttacaacagcagaaagagcacattgtgatgtcaggagcagctgctgcttaa
- the LOC142814650 gene encoding uncharacterized protein LOC142814650 isoform X1: MWRGSMHGSLIWKDCNLLGSFEGTKLPNGWLQAYFSSRAMQLAHMQSKSWSAPLVFCAGRSISIRQDTGIHNNVPAVTRGSVLHGHVQCIKNRAQKTNKYKGTASDCSPAQSLQQQKEHIVMSGAAAA; encoded by the exons atgtggcgtggaagcatgcatggcagcctcatctggaaggactgcaatctgcttgggagcttcgagggcacaaaactgcctaacggctggctgcaag cctatttcagcagcagagcgatgcagctagcacacatgcaatccaagtcatggagcgctcctttggtgttctgtgcaggacgcagcatatccatccggcaagacactggtatccacaataatg ttccagcagtaacaaggggttcggtgctccacggtcatgtacagtgtatcaagaacagagcacagaagactaacaagtataaagggactgccagtgactgttctcctgctcaaagtttacaacagcagaaagagcacattgtgatgtcaggagcagctgctgcttaa